In the Ruminococcus sp. OA3 genome, one interval contains:
- a CDS encoding oleate hydratase: MYYSNGNYEAFAHPVKPDGVDKKSAYLVGSGLASLSAACFLVRDGQMKGEHIHILEELSLPGGACDGINDPQKGFVIRGGREMENHFECLWDLFRSIPSIETDGISVLDEYYWLNKRDPNYSLVRATVNRGEDAHTDGKFALSEKASMEIVRLFMTRDEDLYDKTINDVFDEEFYSSNFWLYWQTMFAFEKWHSALEMKLYIQRFIHHIGGLPDFSALKFTKYNQYESLILPMIHYLEKHNVQFQYDTRVTNVRFEFKDGKKIASKILCIHNGAEECIDLIEDDLVFVTNGSCTENSSLGDHDHVPVMNTESGGCWELWRNIASQDPSFGNPDKFCTDTEATNWESATITTLDAKIPEYIKKVCKRDPFSGKAVTGGIITVKDSSWLMSYTLNRQPHFKEQPKDQLVVWVYGLYTDVPGDYIKKPLRECTGFEITQEWLFHLGVPVEDIPGLARESARCIPCMMPYITAFFMPRTKGDRPKVVPDGCVNFAFIGQFADTVRDTVFTTEYSVRTAMEAVYTLLDVDRGVPEVFNSCYDIRILLDSTSKMMDGKKLTDLTLPFGAHFVERRLRKKISGTIIEELLERYHLI; the protein is encoded by the coding sequence ATGTATTATTCAAACGGCAATTATGAAGCATTTGCCCATCCGGTAAAACCTGATGGTGTAGACAAGAAAAGTGCCTATCTCGTAGGAAGCGGTCTCGCCTCCCTCTCTGCTGCCTGCTTTCTGGTACGTGACGGCCAGATGAAAGGGGAACACATTCATATCCTGGAAGAGCTTTCCCTTCCCGGCGGAGCATGTGACGGTATCAATGATCCCCAGAAAGGATTTGTGATCCGCGGAGGACGCGAGATGGAAAATCATTTCGAATGCCTGTGGGATTTATTCCGTTCCATCCCCTCCATTGAGACAGACGGAATATCCGTACTCGATGAATACTATTGGCTGAACAAGCGTGATCCCAATTACTCTCTGGTACGCGCCACTGTAAACCGCGGGGAAGACGCGCATACCGACGGCAAATTTGCACTGTCAGAAAAGGCATCCATGGAAATCGTCCGTCTGTTCATGACCAGGGATGAGGACCTCTATGATAAAACAATCAACGATGTCTTTGATGAGGAATTCTATTCCTCCAATTTCTGGCTGTACTGGCAGACAATGTTTGCGTTTGAAAAATGGCACAGTGCCCTTGAGATGAAACTTTATATTCAGAGATTCATACATCATATTGGCGGGCTTCCGGATTTTTCAGCACTGAAATTTACAAAATACAACCAGTATGAATCTCTGATTCTTCCAATGATACATTACCTTGAAAAACACAATGTACAGTTCCAGTATGACACGCGCGTAACGAATGTACGGTTTGAATTCAAAGACGGTAAAAAAATAGCTTCCAAAATCCTGTGCATCCACAACGGGGCAGAAGAATGTATTGACTTGATCGAAGACGACCTGGTCTTCGTCACCAACGGCAGCTGCACTGAGAATTCTTCTCTGGGAGATCACGACCATGTACCTGTGATGAATACGGAAAGTGGAGGATGCTGGGAACTCTGGAGAAATATCGCCAGCCAGGACCCTTCTTTTGGAAATCCTGATAAGTTTTGTACAGACACGGAAGCTACAAACTGGGAAAGTGCCACGATTACTACACTGGATGCAAAGATCCCGGAATACATCAAGAAGGTCTGCAAACGTGATCCCTTTTCTGGAAAAGCCGTAACCGGTGGTATTATCACCGTCAAGGATTCTTCCTGGCTTATGAGTTATACGCTGAACAGACAGCCTCATTTTAAAGAACAGCCAAAAGATCAGCTTGTCGTCTGGGTTTACGGTCTTTACACGGATGTCCCGGGCGATTATATCAAAAAGCCACTCAGAGAATGCACCGGTTTCGAAATTACCCAGGAATGGCTTTTCCATCTCGGCGTACCTGTTGAAGATATTCCGGGGCTGGCAAGGGAATCAGCTCGCTGCATTCCCTGCATGATGCCGTATATCACCGCATTCTTCATGCCGCGAACTAAAGGTGACAGGCCCAAAGTAGTTCCTGACGGCTGTGTAAATTTTGCATTCATCGGACAGTTTGCCGATACCGTCCGTGATACTGTATTTACAACGGAATACTCCGTAAGAACCGCAATGGAAGCAGTCTATACGCTGCTCGATGTGGACCGGGGCGTACCGGAAGTTTTTAACTCCTGTTATGATATCCGCATCCTGCTTGATTCTACTTCCAAAATGATGGATGGTAAAAAACTGACCGACCTCACTCTGCCATTCGGTGCACATTTTGTGGAGCGAAGGCTGAGAAAGAAAATATCCGGCACAATCATTGAGGAGCTGTTGGAACGGTATCATTTGATTTAA
- a CDS encoding TetR/AcrR family transcriptional regulator: MSQTTKRALAASLRKLLSLKPLDKITVTDIAEDCEVNRQTFYYHFQDIYDLLDWFFLNEASDALEGKKTYDTWQQGFLQIYEYVLDNRILINHVYNSISREQVERYLYEVTYHLLIDVVEEKSDGLPVREEDKKFIADFYKYAFVGLMLDWIRTGMKDSPEVIIGRLSTLIQGDISAALNRFSTNSRL; the protein is encoded by the coding sequence ATGTCTCAGACTACGAAAAGGGCTCTTGCGGCATCTCTCAGGAAACTCCTTTCCCTGAAGCCGCTTGATAAGATCACCGTCACAGATATCGCAGAAGACTGCGAAGTCAATCGCCAGACGTTTTACTATCATTTTCAGGATATTTATGATCTGCTCGACTGGTTTTTCCTGAATGAGGCATCCGATGCCCTGGAAGGAAAAAAGACTTATGATACCTGGCAGCAGGGATTTCTGCAGATTTATGAATACGTGCTGGATAATCGCATACTGATCAACCACGTATATAATTCTATAAGCAGGGAGCAGGTGGAACGTTACCTGTACGAAGTCACATACCACCTCCTGATCGATGTGGTGGAAGAAAAATCAGACGGTCTTCCGGTGCGCGAAGAGGATAAGAAGTTCATCGCTGACTTTTATAAATATGCATTCGTTGGCCTGATGCTGGATTGGATCCGCACAGGGATGAAAGACAGTCCTGAGGTCATCATCGGCCGTCTCAGTACTCTGATCCAGGGGGATATTTCAGCTGCACTCAATCGATTCAGCACAAACAGCCGCCTTTAG
- a CDS encoding HAD family hydrolase gives MTDSIILDVDGTLWDSTEIVARAWMEVLAKNTSLNLTITPDLLKSVFGRTLPDIAGIIFSEETRERQLELIDMCCKYEHELLRKYGAPLYPAWPQVLKILSARYPLFLVSNCEAGYIETFLECTGFGCYIKDHLCPGDTGNAKADNIREIIHRHDLKSPVYVGDTAGDYKAVKEAGPQIPFVFASYGFGKVENPDYIIQSPLDLTHLF, from the coding sequence ATGACTGACAGCATTATATTAGATGTAGACGGAACGCTATGGGATTCCACGGAAATTGTCGCCAGGGCATGGATGGAAGTGCTGGCAAAAAATACATCTTTAAATCTTACGATCACCCCGGATCTTCTGAAATCTGTGTTTGGCAGAACACTTCCTGATATTGCGGGCATTATATTTTCTGAAGAAACACGTGAACGCCAGCTCGAGCTGATCGACATGTGCTGCAAATACGAACATGAACTGCTCAGAAAATACGGCGCGCCGCTGTATCCCGCCTGGCCCCAGGTCCTAAAGATATTATCCGCACGCTACCCACTGTTTCTTGTCAGTAACTGCGAGGCCGGCTATATCGAAACCTTTCTGGAATGTACCGGTTTCGGCTGCTATATCAAAGACCATTTATGTCCGGGTGATACCGGAAATGCAAAAGCCGACAATATCCGTGAGATCATCCACAGGCATGACTTAAAGTCCCCCGTCTATGTCGGCGATACAGCGGGTGATTACAAGGCTGTAAAAGAGGCAGGTCCGCAGATACCATTTGTGTTTGCCTCCTATGGATTTGGTAAGGTCGAAAATCCGGATTACATCATTCAAAGTCCACTGGACTTAACACACCTTTTTTAA